Proteins from a genomic interval of Desulfofustis limnaeus:
- a CDS encoding indolepyruvate oxidoreductase subunit beta, which produces MMSDNKNILFSGVGGQGILLASELTAYALLAAGFDVKKSEVHGMAQRGGSVTAQLRYGAKVYSPLIDPGCADVQMAFEMMEAVRYLPYLHRGSKVIVNTQQILPPSVATGQAEYPRDVLQELTRRGIEVIAVDAFAIAREAGEVRTANVALVGALSVQLPVDEGVFHRIIEEHVPERFRTENMKAFAAGRQAGLR; this is translated from the coding sequence ATGATGAGCGATAATAAGAATATTCTTTTTTCCGGAGTCGGCGGCCAGGGGATCCTGCTGGCCAGCGAGTTGACGGCGTATGCCTTGCTGGCTGCCGGATTTGACGTGAAAAAGAGCGAGGTCCACGGCATGGCCCAGCGTGGCGGTTCGGTGACCGCGCAACTGCGTTACGGGGCCAAGGTCTATTCGCCGCTCATCGATCCCGGTTGCGCCGATGTGCAGATGGCTTTCGAGATGATGGAGGCGGTCCGCTATCTCCCCTATCTGCATCGGGGCAGCAAGGTCATCGTCAACACCCAGCAGATCCTGCCGCCGTCGGTGGCCACCGGTCAGGCGGAGTATCCGCGCGATGTGCTGCAGGAATTGACCCGGCGCGGCATCGAGGTGATCGCCGTCGATGCCTTTGCCATCGCCCGTGAGGCCGGCGAGGTGCGTACTGCCAACGTGGCGCTGGTGGGGGCCCTGTCGGTGCAGTTGCCAGTGGACGAGGGGGTGTTTCATCGAATCATCGAGGAGCATGTACCGGAGCGCTTCCGTACCGAGAACATGAAGGCCTTCGCAGCCGGCCGTCAGGCCGGGCTGCGTTGA